The genome window ATTAGAAAAAAGACTTCTTATTTTAAATTTTACATCAATTTTCAATTTTATCTCAAATACTTGAAATCTTAAGATATCTAGCCATTCATTTTCACTTATGAATTCCAGATCTAAACCTAAATAATATTTTTGGAAATATTCTGGCAAGACTGTATTGTACCCATCAAAAATGATATCAAAGTTTAAAACGATATGATTCGATTCTAAAACAATTCCATGAGGGTCATGTCTTTTGATGCTTGTTCCAGCCGGTAAAACTAAATGAAGTCTGCGATATAAAGCACCTGTTTTATCATATCTTAAAAATAATGTTTCTTCTCCTTTAGATTCAAAAAAAACTCCTGCCTCTTTTTCTTCTTCTAAAGAATCTTTAAAAGCTTCTCTTTGATCCATAGGTTTAGAAAATAAATTTAAAAAACGATTATCTAATAGGACATCTGGAATATCTTCTCTTTCGTATATTTTTAAATCTTTAAAATCATTGATATTAAAAAAATGGTGTAACGTAGAGGACAACCTATGGAAAATGAAATATTCAAATGACTCTTCAATTATCTCTTTAGCACTCGTTGCATATTCTTCTATTTCATGTGGACTGAAAATATATCTTAAAGGAGCATCATCCCATATTTCTTTGAGTGATTTGTCCTCTTCAAAAGCAGATTTTAAATTATTTACTAATTCATTGGATAAACCATAATTGTCGACGTTTATTAATTTATTTTCTTTGGAATCGTACACTATAAATCCTTTTAATGTGATGGTTCTATTAAATTTTTTAAAATTATTATAAATTAGCACTATTGCTGAGCTTATAACAATTATAGTACCTATGAAAAACATTATTGTGTTAAATTCATTTAAATTAGAAAAAGAGCTAGCAATTAGATTTAATCCAAATGATATAAAAATTGCAGTTAGTATAATCTCAAGTAATAAATCTCTATTCAGGACATTCTGTTTAATAATCTCATTATTTTCTGACATATTAACCAATCAATTGATTTGAGTCAAGTAATAGTAATATTTTTTCATGGATAATTAACTTACTTGGATTTTATAAAAAATGATAGTTTTTAGTAAAGAGTAAATTAAATATTAATGTAAATCCAATAAGATTTTTGTATTATTGGATTGAGCGCCCTATGAAAACTCCAACAGCTCCCCCAATCGCTCCAATTACTACTCCTTTTAAAAAACGATTGATTAATGCAGGTAAAACTAATTCGGAAGGTAAAGGTAATCCCATTGCAGGTAATGTGTATGTAATAACTAAAAATCCTGGCTATTAATGATGAAAATCCTAATATTAACGCTCCAAGGAATGAACCTATAGCATATCCATTTTTTTTAAATGTGATACCTGTTATTAATGGTGCAATTAAAAATAACCAACTGTCGTTCAGCCAAGTGCCTATAAAAAGACAGAAACCAAGAATAAAAATATTTTCAAGTGTTTTTCCCGAATTTGGATTCGTATTATTTTTTCTAACATTAGATTTGTAGTTAGTATCATATTGAGGATACATATTACTGTAATAGTTAGCATTGCTTGAAAAATTTTTAGGTTCTTTTTTTGTTTCTGAATTGAGATATGGTTTATTAATATTTTCCAAATAAATGTAGTACTTTAATTTGCCTCCACATTTGCAAACATCAAAGTCTTTAGGAGATTCACCATTTCGTAGTTCATAAATACCTTCGCATTCTTTGCAGTACAAATAAGGCATAATGCCCTCCCCTTATCAAAAATTAATTAAATCTTTTTAAGTACGATTTATTCATATATAACATTTAAAATAAAGAATTATAAGAACCAGTCTGGTTTTTCATTTAACCAAGAGGGATTATTTAATCCTTTGGCATCACATAGTTTTTGGATAACATCTTTAGGTAATTTTGGTAAATTTACTACAAAATCTTGAGATAGATCATACCCAATTTTAGTTTTTGTTTCGGTATTTACTATTACTGGTTCATATTTGCCTTTATGATGAATCAAGGAATTTCTAATGGTAATTAATTCTTTTAAAGCATTATATGGATATTCAGTTTCATCATAGTCATTGCCCTTGCCCTTGCCCATTGCATTAAAAAGAGCCTCAATTTTACCTAAATTTGTTTTATCTCTGACTATTCTATTCCATCCTTGACCGTTCCAACCATTAGGGAAATATTCATATCCAAAACCATTAACAAATGATTCAACACACGCTATCCCTAGAATCACTGCGATAGCTCTTTGTTGATATATTGCATCTTGATTTTGAATTAATTCAGAATTATCTTTGCAGCTATTTACTATATCTTCAGCTTTTAAAGAATGATCATTACTTCCCCAAAAAAACATGGCTTCAGCAAAAATCTTTGTTTGCATTTCACCATCTTTAACCGTAAATTTTTCAAAATGAGATAGTGACGGTGGTTCAACCTCAGATACCTTAGAAAAGTCTGCATTAGCTTTCTTCGAAAGATGAATATCCCAAAGTTGTTGAATTATAGTCTCCCTTATACTTTTTAATTCTTTGTAAAAATCTTCTACTATAACCTTAAAATCAGCATGCCCAATCTCGCCTGGTTTAATAATATTATTCCTAATTTCTTGAAGTTTTAAAGCCATTTCATTAATAGGAATTAAATCTATCTCTGAAGAAACCCACTCCCCATAATGTTCATCAGGAATAGGTACAAGCTCAGCAATTTTCCATTGCCAAAATCTCCCTTCATCATAAACCTGGAAATAATCTGAAAAGCCGAGTATTGGATCCCACACATCTAATGGATTAGAAAGAAATTCAGCGCTGTATTCTGAAATTGGGCCCTCAGCAACAAGATCCGTTTCATCAACAGCCACTGGAGTGATATCACTTACCATACTTCTTAATAACCTAGAAGAATCTAAAAAAACATTATGAACTATCGGACCAGATACAACAACTTTTTTATTAGCTAATGCATCATCTAATGCTTCTTCAGTCATTAAATCGAAATTAAAAGTCCAAATTTCATCCCTTTCTGCATACTCTCTACAATCTAAATATTCTATGATTACCGATCGAATCCACCAATCAGGTAAATCTAAGCTATTAAAGTCCATTGATTATCCTCCACTAACATTAAATTATTCACTTAATTCATGAAATGGGGTATTAATAAAATCATTTCACGAAATAACTTTTTATTCATCAAGGGCCAACCAACTCAATTTTGACTTTCACGGTTCAAAACAAGTTATTTGTCTATTTAATATCCATTGAAATAAAACTCCAGATAGTCTGTTAAATTTAGGTAATCATAAAGCAAAAACAATTCCTAAAATCCTAAATGGCATTCTTGAAAATTATCCATAATCCATAAGAAATTAATATCTTCTTCTGTTTTGTCTTTCTTTTTTCTTTCCTCATCAATATAATTAGCTTCTCCTAATAATTTCAAATATGTATTTGAAAATTTAATCAATACGTTGGTTGCCGAATTTGCAAAATGATAAGGCTCTAAAAAGTAGGTTTCAGGCAAAAGTTTATGTTTAAAAATTCCCCATTGGGTAAATGAGTCATATTTTTGATTTTTGTCACCACATACACGTATATATCTTTCAGTTAGTTCATCAATTTTTAGAATAGTATACCTTGTTTTATCTTCATTTGTAAAAAAAGACTTTCCAAGCATTTCTTTATGAATAATTACTTCTCTTAACCTATATAATAACAATATGAAGTCATTATATTCTATTAAATGATTTCTTAACTCCTGATTTTCAGTTCTAATAGCATTTAAGAAATTTCTACCTGCTTTTGGATTGAAAGAAATACTTGAGGGATAATTATCTCCTTCAAATTCTAAATTATATTGGTTTTTTGTTATTATTGCTAAATTATCAAAAATACCAGTTACAAGAGAGATATAATAATTAAAATAATACATTATATTAATTTGAGTGTTATTATTTGTACCTTTATAGTATTGTATGCCCATTTCATCAATACTTTTTAAAACATAATTAAATCTATTAGCAAATGAACTATAAAAATCATCATCAATATGAACATTAAAAAAAGGTACTTTATTCCTAAAAGAATACCAATACCACTGCCATTCACTTATACTAACTTGTCCGGTAGTATATTTTTCATTTATTTTAAAAAATAAATCAATTATTTCACGAGCTTCATCTATATTGACAATGTTAAATTGCTGCACGTCCACGTATTTGTAGTCTTTATTTAGCATTTTTTCAAATGCTAATCTATTTTTAAGTAATATTTTATCATCGGTTATTAAAAAATTGGTAATAAAATTATCATTTATGTTTACAAGTTCATTAAAGTCAATTAATAAATAAATGGCTCTTTTTTGCTTAAAATCTAACTTTTCAACCCCAAAAAACCGTTTACAATCCATTTCTATAAATTCATGCGGAAATGTCCACTGTCCATAACGCAATCCCCATTCAATACGATCAAAATCTTTATCTATTTCAAATTTAAAAACATCTAATTTGTCTAAGTTATCATGTGATGTATCACATTTTGACCTGAAAAATTCGATATATTTGGCTAAAGAACTATCTATAAGTGCAGCATTAGCCCATATTAAAATTTTTTGGGCATTAATATTTTCATTATCTAATAAATAATTGAAAAATTGGGAATCAATGAATATTCTTACTTTCTTTCCTTGTAATAATGCACGACTATCCATAAAATCACTTTTTATGAGACTAATTTTATATTTAATTTTTTGATTTATGATTATTAATATTAATCATTCACTAATAAATACTGAGTATATCCTATTCTTGAATATAATTCTGTATTAGTATTTATTAAAAAAATAAAATCAAATGTGTTTAAATAATTGTTTATGGTCTTAAAATGAATAATATTTGTTTTAATTAATTTTTATGGTTTGGATTGATTATTGTTTAAAGGAGTTATTTTAAGGGAGGCTTTTTTTTTAAATTGTTACCTAATTTATATAATTATTAAGAGATATAGGATATTTAGTGATTATAATGGATAAAAAAATTATTTTGGGTGTAATTATTGTAATTTTATTGTTAGGAGTTTCTTTTGCTGTTTATTCGTTTTCAAATAACGATAATAATCAAAATACTACTAATAAAACTAACATTGCTAAAATAAATAACACTACTAAAGTTAATAATACAACAAATAATGAAGTAAAAACTAATGCAACAAAATCAACTAAAAAATATTATTGTCCTCAATGCGATGCTTATCATCCCAAACCTATAAAACAATATCACAGGTACGGTAATTGCCCAATATGTGGAAAATATGTAGATACTCAAACAACCAGCCATACACACGATTCTAGTCCTGGTTATGAAGAGGAACCAAGAGAAGACACTTAATATTCTATTATTTTTTTTATTTAGGGCCTGATCAATGGGGGAAGCTTAAACTAGGAAGTTAAATTTAATGGTTTTCAAGTTTAAAATTAATATTCTAATAATTTCATTAGGATCTTCTCTAAAATGAGTAATAAAAAGATATTTTGATGCATATTCTCTAGCTTTTAGCTTCATTCAACAACCTCTTAAAAAATAAATACATTATATTTGATATTTTTTCTAAACTTACACGGCTTCATCGAATGAAATCTTAGCGGAAAATAAAAATATGCTAAAAAGAATTATTCTGCAGTTTCTTCTAATTTTTCCAGTTTAGGGGCTATAGCACCAAAGTCATTTTCATATTCTTCAACCTTTACTACTAACCAATTTGCTAATTCTTTAGCCGCTAAGGGAGACAATATCAATTCAGCTTGAAGTTCTCGGACCATATTTAATGTCTTTGGTAATATTATAGCATCTTTTTCCAAAGGTTCTTCAGAACAAAGCATTATTCTAAAATCTTGAGGACTATATCCTCCAAATGCACCAGTAGCATAAACTCTTGGAGCTTCTGAAGGCATAATAATTGGAATTTCATCAGCTTGCATTGTTTGAGGCTTTTCCTTTTTTTTATTAGTCATCTTAGGCCACCTTTAAACGTTTATACTTTTGTTATTTGAAAAAGAAAAGAAATTATTAGGAGATGAATTAATTGATTTTATATAGCTGGATTCACTTAGTGCAATCTTAACATCTTCTTTTTCAATCTCTTCAATTGATAAATTAATTCTTCTTAGATATTCTTCATCAGTTAAAATTGAAATAGCAAAAGCTCTTTGATCTTCAGTATTTAACCCATACTTGGTTGTTCTACCAGGTTCTGATATTACTATTCCTAACTGTTCTAATTGGTAGATGTGTGTATAGACAGTTTTTTCAGAAACATCTGTCATTCTTGCAATTTCGGATACTGACAAGAATTGACTCCATCGTTCAGATAATTCTTCAATTATCCTAACTCTGCTTGTATCACCAAATATATCTTTCAGGATATATGAACTCATTTTTTCACCTATCATATCCTTAGTTTATGAACTTATATACTTTTTCCTAAATTTCACTGACTGTAAAAATTTACAAAATAATATTTATTAATAATAAGGATAAAAATGATATTAATGTCTAGTATTGATGAAGTAATTGCAGTAATTGATGATATGAGCGAAGATGAAAAAAAGATAATGCTCATTATTGGGAGGATCGATGGATCTCCTAATAAAAATTTTACTAGACAAACACTTCATAAAAAAGCAACGGACGAAGAACAACATCTTGTTAATCCAACAATTGAGATTTTTCTTTCTAAAGAATTAATAGGTTATTATAGGCGACCTGATAATTTTGCTGCCACTAAACTTGGATTTCTTGTTGCCCAAAAATTAAAAGAAGAAGATAGGGAAAGAAAATATGGTGGTTTGAGAATACTCCCACGATAATCCTTTAACCATCAACATATTTAAAAAATAAAGAATTAAATTGACCGCTTTGAGTCAATCAATCCCTTTAATTTATTCTTATCCACTTTCCGAGTAAATAATGGAGAATCATCTTGCCGGTAAACAGAAATGTTCTCTTCAAAGGTCTTAACACCCTCTTTAGCATAAAAAATTCCCAATGAAAACTTTCCATCATCATGATGAGGCCCTTCAATAGCTCTTTTAAAGGCCTTCACCTTATCATCAGCAACATAAGAGTCCTCTAGATAATAAGAATTCTCTTTAAACCAGCTAAAAGTATTCACATTATTAAAGGTCACACATGGCTAAAATATATCCACCAGTGCATATCCTTGATGATTAATGGCCTTTTTATAAAATATCACCTTATTCCAGAAGAATATTAATTTTAAACCGAAAATGAGTAATAATAATTAACAATTAGTAATTTTTAAGTGTTTTAAAGAGGATATTATAAATATTAATTATATAGGAGGTGAGTATATGCAAAAAAGTAATTATTTTATTTTAGCATTGATTTTTATGGTGTTTATTGGTCTTCAGATGGCCGAACCAGCAACAGCAGCCAAAGCTAAATTGATAGATAAAGGAAAAGCTCCTGCTGGTGACAGTACAGTGGTTTGGAAAACATATCAATACAGTAAAACCTATATTATCGTTAAAGAGAAGTTCTACCAAAAAAGAAAAGTTGTTCAAACCAATACAATTTACATTATAAAAACAGCGAAAAAGAAAATTAAAACCATTGAAATAGCCAGAGGATACGGATATTACCCAGATGGATCCGGAAAAATGTACTACTACTACAATGTAAAAAGTTACATCAAAAGTTCTCTAAGTGCAAAAACTTTCTATTTCAAAGAAATACGGCCAAAAACTTAATTCACAATTATTATTTTTTTATTATTTTTATAGAACTGGCAGCTATTTACTCATTTAAACAATCTTTTTTTACTAATTTTTATTATAAAATACAAACAATCAATGAAAATACTTAATATAAATTAATAATTCCAAAAAAATAGAAAAATTATAAATCCTCAGATTTATAATCATTTTCAATAGTATCTCTTTTATTTTTCAAATCTTCAGCTATATTATGTATCACAGTTTTATGTAGTAAATAAAAACCCAGGAAATTTAAGGCAATTACTCCAGAAGCTATACCCATGTAACTACATATGATTATCCCAAAAGCACCAATAATGGACATAAGAAATATAGGTACTGCTAGGGGTGATTCAAATGCTAATAACAATATAAGCAATATATCCAGTATAGTAACTATGACAAAAAGTAAGGCGAATGCAGCTATGAAAACACCTGATTGAATTCCATATAATTTTGCTAAATCGCCATAGGTTTCTGTATAGGAATCTAGTTTTTCCATGATTTTAAAAACTGTGTCCATAGACCCTATTTCTGTTTCGATTTGTGTTGTTTGTATTTCTGCTATTGCATCTGAAGTATTGAATTGAGTGTTATTTGTTTGGTTATTTATTTGATAGGCTAGTCCAGTGTAGGAATTTATAAATTTTTCCCAGGGTATATCAACTGTGTTCCCATTTCCAGTAATTAGACTGACCATTCCGGTTGTGTTATTGTATTTTTGATACATCCAATATTTGAAAACGTTTCCTTTGAGTAGTTGTACTATGTATCCTTTTTTTAGATCTTGGGTGGTGGTTATTAGTTCGGTGTAATTTATTTTATGGTCTTCGAAGTATTTTTTGGGGTATGTGTCTGCGTTTTTACGTGCAGGATCAGAAATAATAATGGTATTATTAGTGTTATTTGTACCATTTATAGTTTTATTAGTCCCGTTAGTATTATTTGTACCATTAACAGTTTTATTAGTATTATTAGTGCCGTTTATAGTTTTATTAGTGCTGTTAGTTTTATTTAGTATTTTTGGAGAATTAATGATGGTGGGTTTACTGCTTTTGTTTTTTATATTTTTGTTGTGTTGTATGGCTTTTTGTGCTTCAATAATGTCATTTTCGCTTTGTTTATTTTCTTTTTCACGTTCTGATTTTAGATTTTCTATTTCAGAATTTAATTCATTCATTTCTTGTTTTTTCTTTTCTGCTTCGTTAATAGCAGATTCGCCTTGACTTTTGAGGTTGCCTATTTCTGATTGGTATTCGTGGTATGAGTCATATAGTGATGAGCAGATTTCACCGAAATGCCATAGCTTTCCCCAAAAACCATAGTTATTATATCTATCGAGGTCATTAGTTACTTTATTATTAATTTCACCAATGGGCATGGCGCTAGCAGGCCCAATATTAATAATTACTAGTATTAGGATTATTGAAATTATTGTTTTTTTTGAAAAATTCAACACTCCACCTCCAACTATATTCGATCGAAGATACTTTTCTCAAAAAATATAAAAGTATACAATTAAAATTTAAAAGTTTAAATATATAAAATTAACTAAAAATAAAGTTAAAAAATAAAACCAAATA of Methanobacteriales archaeon HGW-Methanobacteriales-1 contains these proteins:
- a CDS encoding DUF3467 domain-containing protein, with protein sequence MTNKKKEKPQTMQADEIPIIMPSEAPRVYATGAFGGYSPQDFRIMLCSEEPLEKDAIILPKTLNMVRELQAELILSPLAAKELANWLVVKVEEYENDFGAIAPKLEKLEETAE